Proteins from one Bacteroides mediterraneensis genomic window:
- a CDS encoding putative zinc-binding metallopeptidase has translation MRKQIYLLLLIGGGCLGGGCQKVEMPVQYPFASEPGPQTELDQWLSEEFTRPYNIEVVYTRTPYRETDWPDNLPPNREKIRPLLEALKALWIEPFEQAGGTPFVKEYVPRQILLWGDVNLNSLQIGEINTSLGEAVLPVFEVNRFSAATAETLFPYVRMATFAFAKRLVQGRPSLLDKFAALNPSSFYYDWSKSADVSKGEYQFQGTPYSWKKGFFSNGAMESSLCDFAETLSMLVCLSVSEINECLNTAQELGGEGAKATLQRKMAFVDEFLWENFKIRREAQLTRVISASLKHYKQPHDAPAS, from the coding sequence ATGCGAAAACAGATTTATTTATTGCTCTTGATAGGGGGCGGTTGCCTGGGAGGTGGATGTCAGAAGGTAGAGATGCCCGTTCAGTATCCTTTTGCTTCGGAACCTGGACCACAAACCGAATTGGACCAATGGCTGTCGGAAGAATTTACTCGTCCCTATAATATAGAGGTGGTGTACACCCGGACGCCTTACAGAGAAACTGACTGGCCTGACAACCTGCCTCCCAATCGGGAGAAAATTCGTCCGTTGCTGGAGGCCTTGAAGGCTTTGTGGATAGAACCTTTTGAACAGGCCGGTGGTACACCTTTCGTGAAGGAATATGTTCCCCGACAAATCCTTCTGTGGGGAGATGTTAATTTGAATTCCTTGCAGATAGGTGAAATTAATACCTCTTTGGGGGAAGCTGTTCTTCCGGTGTTTGAGGTCAATCGTTTTTCGGCAGCAACGGCAGAAACCCTTTTCCCGTATGTGCGGATGGCGACTTTTGCTTTTGCCAAACGGCTGGTACAAGGACGACCTTCCTTACTCGACAAGTTTGCGGCACTCAATCCATCGTCTTTTTATTATGACTGGTCGAAAAGTGCGGATGTATCCAAAGGGGAGTATCAGTTTCAGGGTACGCCTTACAGTTGGAAGAAAGGTTTCTTCAGCAATGGAGCAATGGAATCATCCCTTTGTGATTTTGCCGAGACACTGAGTATGCTTGTATGTTTGTCTGTCAGTGAAATCAATGAGTGTTTAAATACGGCACAAGAATTGGGAGGTGAAGGAGCCAAGGCGACATTGCAGCGTAAAATGGCTTTTGTCGATGAGTTTTTGTGGGAGAACTTTAAGATTCGCAGGGAAGCGCAGCTGACCCGGGTCATTTCAGCTTCTCTCAAACATTATAAACAACCACATGATGCTCCGGCATCGTGA
- a CDS encoding RagB/SusD family nutrient uptake outer membrane protein, producing MRKINRYVFSLLGVACFVLSACNDFLEQYPDSNTHTEVDSKEKIAQLLTAAYPEASYFRFLELRTDNVDDRSPKLPASRLNEAMFYWNDYHEEELDSPKLYWLDCYRGIAQANQALELLAAYPDKEDPQLQALYAEAFLVRAYLHFMVANIWAPPFADEETNKGLPGIPYVEKSEKNAWVSYPQENLQDTYRKIERDLSYGLAWVKDEYYQKKKYHFHKKAAYALAVRFFAYTGQWQKVIDYATYVLGSDVKKAILPYQVYKEKSVEEMVEGYASEDNPSNLLITTVESLWEENYKTDRYGLGSVSYEEVFQRFSSKSIRQIEGYFKAVHRLDRTRAYWPKFTHFQSADGLLNERRGQYTQNVLLTTEEVFLHRIEAYAMTGRADLAKDDLITFINQKHIADGIGSELSGTEIENVKPADRERIQPFYRPLTQEQAAILYYVSEVARQQFIHEGLRWFDLRRFNISVDRNRVGEAKKARYVLQPEDSRKTLSLPEGVTLINP from the coding sequence ATGAGAAAAATAAATAGATATGTTTTCTCCCTTTTGGGAGTGGCTTGCTTCGTGCTGTCTGCCTGCAATGATTTTCTGGAACAGTATCCCGATTCGAATACCCATACGGAAGTCGACTCCAAAGAGAAGATTGCCCAGCTGCTGACGGCTGCTTATCCGGAAGCCAGCTATTTCCGTTTCCTGGAGTTGCGGACGGACAATGTGGACGACCGGAGTCCGAAATTGCCGGCTTCACGGTTGAACGAGGCCATGTTTTATTGGAACGATTACCACGAGGAAGAGTTGGACTCTCCCAAGCTGTATTGGCTGGATTGTTACCGGGGAATTGCTCAGGCCAATCAGGCGCTGGAATTGCTGGCTGCTTATCCGGACAAGGAAGACCCGCAGTTGCAGGCCCTTTATGCCGAGGCGTTTCTGGTTCGTGCTTACCTGCATTTCATGGTGGCCAATATCTGGGCGCCGCCTTTTGCCGATGAGGAAACCAACAAAGGGTTGCCTGGCATCCCTTATGTGGAGAAGTCCGAGAAGAATGCGTGGGTGTCTTATCCGCAAGAGAATTTGCAGGACACTTACCGGAAGATTGAAAGAGACCTTTCCTATGGGCTGGCTTGGGTGAAGGACGAGTATTATCAGAAGAAAAAATACCACTTTCATAAAAAGGCGGCTTATGCGCTGGCCGTCCGTTTTTTTGCCTATACGGGTCAGTGGCAAAAGGTGATTGATTATGCTACTTACGTATTGGGTTCGGACGTGAAGAAAGCCATTTTGCCTTATCAGGTATATAAGGAGAAATCTGTGGAGGAGATGGTGGAAGGTTATGCCTCGGAGGATAATCCAAGTAACCTGCTGATTACTACGGTGGAGAGCCTTTGGGAAGAAAACTACAAGACCGACCGCTATGGACTGGGAAGCGTATCGTATGAAGAGGTTTTCCAGCGTTTTTCATCTAAAAGTATCCGGCAGATAGAAGGTTATTTCAAGGCGGTGCACAGACTCGACCGGACCCGTGCCTACTGGCCGAAATTTACCCATTTTCAGTCGGCCGACGGATTGCTGAACGAACGTCGCGGACAGTACACACAGAATGTCTTGCTGACCACCGAAGAAGTTTTTCTGCACCGTATTGAAGCCTACGCTATGACGGGCCGTGCTGATTTGGCCAAAGATGACTTGATTACGTTCATCAACCAGAAGCATATTGCGGATGGTATCGGGAGTGAGTTGTCGGGTACTGAAATTGAGAACGTGAAACCTGCCGACCGGGAGCGGATACAGCCTTTTTATCGTCCGCTTACGCAAGAACAGGCCGCTATTCTGTACTATGTCAGTGAGGTGGCCCGGCAGCAGTTCATTCACGAAGGACTCCGCTGGTTCGATTTACGCCGTTTCAATATCAGTGTAGACCGCAACCGGGTGGGAGAGGCCAAGAAGGCACGTTATGTGTTGCAGCCGGAGGATTCCCGTAAAACGCTCTCTTTGCCAGAAGGGGTAACTCTTATTAATCCGTAA
- the trpB gene encoding tryptophan synthase subunit beta, whose protein sequence is MKTYQVNQEGFYGDFGGAYIPEILHRCVEELRNAYLKVLADESFQKEYQALLKDYVGRPSPLYLAKRLSEKYGCKIYLKREDLNHTGAHKINNAIGQVLLARRMGKKRIIAETGAGQHGVATATVCALMGMECVVYMGKTDVERQRVNVERMQMLGARVEAVTSGNMTLKDATNEAIRDWCCHPEDTYYVIGSTVGPHPYPDMVARLQSVISEEIKKQLMEHEGRDYPDYLMACVGGGSNAAGTIYHYLDDDRVKIILAEAGGKGIHSGFSAATIQLGRLGIIHGSKTLVMQNEDGQILEPYSVSAGLDYPGIGPMHANLAAQKRATVLAINDDEALRAAFELTRLEGIIPALESAHALGALEKVKFQPSDIVVLTVSGRGDKDIETYLRYKNHPEQF, encoded by the coding sequence ATGAAAACTTATCAAGTCAATCAAGAAGGATTTTATGGAGATTTTGGTGGAGCCTACATCCCGGAGATTCTCCATCGCTGTGTGGAAGAATTACGAAACGCCTACCTTAAGGTACTGGCAGACGAAAGTTTCCAGAAAGAATATCAAGCCTTGCTCAAAGACTACGTAGGACGCCCCTCTCCTCTTTACCTCGCCAAACGGTTGTCGGAAAAATACGGATGCAAGATCTACCTGAAACGGGAAGACCTGAACCACACGGGAGCCCATAAAATCAACAATGCCATCGGCCAGGTACTTTTGGCCCGGAGAATGGGCAAGAAACGAATCATTGCCGAGACAGGAGCCGGACAGCACGGTGTGGCCACAGCCACGGTATGTGCCCTGATGGGAATGGAATGTGTGGTCTACATGGGAAAGACCGATGTGGAACGCCAGCGGGTGAATGTGGAACGTATGCAAATGCTGGGAGCCAGAGTGGAGGCCGTCACCTCCGGCAACATGACCCTGAAGGATGCCACCAACGAAGCCATACGCGACTGGTGCTGCCACCCGGAAGACACGTATTACGTGATTGGTTCTACGGTAGGCCCTCACCCTTATCCGGACATGGTAGCCCGTCTGCAATCGGTCATCAGCGAAGAAATCAAGAAACAGCTGATGGAACACGAAGGACGTGACTATCCGGATTACCTGATGGCCTGTGTAGGGGGCGGAAGCAATGCCGCCGGCACCATCTACCACTACTTGGACGACGACCGGGTGAAAATCATTCTGGCAGAAGCCGGAGGAAAGGGTATCCACAGCGGATTCTCGGCCGCTACCATCCAGTTGGGACGCTTGGGAATCATCCACGGTTCCAAGACCCTGGTGATGCAGAATGAAGACGGACAGATTCTGGAACCCTACTCCGTATCTGCCGGACTGGATTATCCGGGCATCGGCCCCATGCATGCCAATCTGGCCGCACAGAAACGGGCTACCGTACTGGCTATCAATGACGATGAAGCCTTGCGTGCCGCTTTCGAACTGACCCGGCTGGAAGGCATCATTCCGGCATTGGAATCGGCTCATGCCCTGGGAGCCTTGGAAAAAGTCAAATTCCAGCCGTCTGACATCGTAGTCCTGACCGTATCGGGAAGAGGAGACAAAGACATCGAAACTTATTTGAGATACAAAAACCACCCTGAACAATTTTAA
- a CDS encoding aminodeoxychorismate/anthranilate synthase component II, with the protein MKIVIIDNYDSFVYNLSHLLKELGAEVTVKRNDQFQLEELEAFDKILLSPGPGIPEEAGLLLDVIRTYAGKKPILGVCLGEQAIGEVYGGSLTNLDEVFHGIQSTITLTTPDYLFEGLPSQIQVGRYHSWVVDQKGLPDCLEVTAVSKEGYIMALRHKTLDVRGVQFHPESVLTPDGKQMLANWIQHQ; encoded by the coding sequence ATGAAAATTGTCATCATCGATAACTATGACTCATTTGTATACAACCTGAGTCACCTACTGAAAGAGCTGGGAGCAGAAGTCACCGTAAAACGCAACGACCAGTTCCAACTGGAAGAACTGGAAGCATTCGACAAGATTCTTCTCTCTCCCGGACCCGGTATCCCGGAAGAAGCCGGACTCCTGCTGGATGTCATCCGTACGTATGCCGGAAAGAAACCGATTCTCGGAGTCTGCCTGGGTGAACAGGCCATTGGCGAAGTGTATGGAGGTAGTCTTACCAACCTGGATGAGGTGTTCCACGGCATCCAGAGTACCATTACCCTGACCACACCGGACTATCTGTTTGAAGGACTTCCCTCGCAAATTCAAGTCGGAAGATACCACTCCTGGGTAGTAGACCAGAAAGGGCTTCCGGACTGTCTGGAAGTCACTGCCGTCAGCAAAGAAGGCTATATCATGGCACTCCGCCACAAGACACTCGACGTGCGTGGCGTACAGTTCCATCCAGAATCTGTACTGACCCCCGACGGCAAACAAATGCTGGCCAACTGGATACAGCACCAATAA
- a CDS encoding DNA alkylation repair protein: protein MEEFRLDGLTVKEHLLILAVDGNRKFTEGLHPGVEHVLGIRLPALRKLAARIAKGDWENYLETVDGYYMEERMLQGMVLGCIQPDEDVEVYLHRVTCFVWNINSWSVCDTFKFGGGKAFIRRHSARLWEYLKEWMKASGEYEVRFGVVMGMSYFLDTDHVDELLSLLDGIRHEGYYVRMAVAWALSVCLVKFPEKTLDFLQNCHLDDFTFRKTLQKIGESYRVSEEMKKAVKALKR, encoded by the coding sequence ATGGAGGAATTCAGACTGGACGGTTTGACCGTCAAAGAACATCTGCTGATACTCGCAGTGGATGGGAACCGCAAGTTTACAGAAGGGCTTCACCCTGGTGTGGAACATGTGTTGGGCATTCGTTTGCCGGCGTTGCGGAAACTGGCTGCAAGGATTGCCAAGGGCGACTGGGAAAATTACCTTGAAACAGTCGACGGGTATTACATGGAAGAACGCATGTTGCAGGGAATGGTGTTGGGCTGCATCCAGCCCGATGAAGATGTGGAAGTGTATCTGCACCGTGTCACCTGCTTTGTGTGGAACATCAACAGCTGGTCGGTGTGCGATACGTTTAAGTTTGGAGGCGGGAAGGCGTTTATTCGCCGTCATTCAGCCCGTCTTTGGGAATACCTGAAGGAATGGATGAAAGCCTCGGGTGAGTATGAAGTCCGTTTCGGTGTAGTGATGGGTATGAGTTATTTTCTGGATACGGATCATGTGGATGAATTGCTTTCCTTACTCGACGGTATCCGTCACGAAGGATATTACGTACGTATGGCTGTGGCATGGGCTCTTTCGGTTTGTCTGGTAAAATTCCCTGAAAAGACTTTGGATTTTCTCCAAAACTGTCACTTGGATGATTTTACCTTCCGCAAGACCCTTCAGAAAATCGGCGAATCTTATCGCGTAAGTGAAGAGATGAAAAAGGCTGTCAAGGCATTGAAGCGTTGA
- the prmA gene encoding 50S ribosomal protein L11 methyltransferase — MKYFEVTFTAQPCNETITDVLSGLTADIGFESFVECENGMKAYIQQSQFDEAALKQVVENFPIPDTAITYSIAEPEDKNWNEEWEKNFFQPIVIDNRCVIHSTFHKDYPKAEYDIVINPQMAFGTGHHETTSSILGELLEADLKGKSVLDMGCGTSILAILASMRGAEKVTAIDIDDWCVNNSRDNIALNGISNITVALGDASLLEGHEPFDVIIANINRNILLQDMPAYAACMKKGSELYISGFYTEDIPVLREKAESLGMEYVHHREKHNWAAVKFRMK, encoded by the coding sequence ATGAAATATTTTGAAGTGACCTTTACCGCACAGCCGTGCAACGAGACCATCACAGATGTATTATCGGGACTGACCGCCGACATCGGTTTTGAAAGTTTCGTGGAATGTGAAAACGGCATGAAGGCCTATATCCAGCAAAGCCAGTTTGATGAAGCAGCTCTCAAGCAGGTAGTGGAGAATTTCCCGATACCTGATACAGCCATTACCTACTCCATCGCGGAACCGGAAGACAAGAACTGGAACGAAGAATGGGAAAAGAATTTCTTCCAGCCCATCGTCATCGACAACCGCTGTGTGATTCACAGTACTTTCCACAAAGACTACCCGAAGGCTGAATACGACATCGTGATTAATCCGCAGATGGCATTCGGTACAGGACACCATGAAACCACCAGCTCCATCTTGGGAGAACTGCTGGAAGCCGACCTGAAAGGAAAATCCGTACTTGATATGGGATGCGGCACATCCATTCTGGCTATTCTGGCCAGCATGAGAGGAGCTGAAAAAGTGACTGCCATCGATATTGACGACTGGTGCGTGAACAATTCGCGCGACAACATTGCTCTGAACGGTATCTCCAACATCACCGTAGCGCTGGGCGACGCTTCCCTGCTGGAAGGACATGAACCGTTTGATGTCATCATCGCCAACATCAACCGCAACATCCTGTTACAGGATATGCCGGCTTATGCAGCTTGCATGAAAAAAGGCTCTGAACTGTATATCAGCGGATTCTACACGGAAGACATTCCGGTATTGCGTGAAAAAGCGGAAAGTCTGGGTATGGAATACGTACACCACCGCGAAAAACACAACTGGGCAGCCGTAAAATTTAGAATGAAATAA
- a CDS encoding anthranilate synthase component I family protein, whose protein sequence is MKTFAYTTSYKTLPGDLLTPVSTYLKVRDLFPQSILLESSDYHGVENNRSFIGLNPIASFSVNHGIVTTAFPDKSREERPLTPDFQVEDAFKDFLKHFEVKGEYARYAGVYGYTTFNAVRYFEQIPVKDSSDPKNDAPEILYILYKYLIVFNDFQGEMVLVELQADDEPSHIDEIEKAVHNRNYTTYDFRAVGETTSTLTDEEHKANIRKGIAHCKRGDVFQIVLSRRFIQRYEGDDFTLYRALRSINPSPYLFYFDFGGFRIFGSSPETHCKIEDRKATIDPIAGTTRRSGDKKTDEALTQALLADPKENAEHVMLVDLARNDLSRNCHHTHVEFYKQPQYYSHVIHLVSRVSGTLDEGADPIKTFIDTFPAGTLSGAPKVKAMQLISEIEPHNRGAYGGCIGFIGFNGDLNQAITIRTFVSRNNELWFQAGGGIVAKSNENNELQEVNNKLGALKKAILLAEKR, encoded by the coding sequence ATGAAAACTTTTGCTTATACAACCAGCTATAAAACACTCCCCGGTGATTTGCTGACCCCGGTAAGCACGTACCTGAAAGTACGCGACTTGTTCCCGCAGAGCATCTTGCTGGAAAGTTCAGATTATCACGGAGTGGAAAACAACCGCTCCTTTATCGGACTGAACCCCATCGCCAGTTTCTCGGTCAACCACGGAATCGTCACCACTGCTTTTCCGGATAAAAGCCGCGAAGAACGTCCCTTGACCCCGGACTTCCAGGTGGAAGATGCTTTCAAAGACTTCCTGAAACATTTCGAGGTGAAAGGAGAATATGCCCGCTACGCCGGAGTGTACGGTTACACCACGTTCAATGCCGTTCGCTATTTTGAGCAAATTCCAGTAAAAGACAGCAGCGACCCGAAAAACGATGCACCGGAAATTCTCTACATCCTCTACAAATACCTGATTGTGTTCAATGATTTCCAGGGCGAAATGGTATTGGTGGAACTGCAGGCAGACGACGAACCGAGCCATATCGATGAAATTGAAAAGGCAGTCCACAACCGAAACTATACGACCTACGACTTCCGGGCGGTAGGTGAAACGACCAGTACCCTGACCGATGAAGAGCACAAAGCCAACATCCGCAAGGGCATTGCCCACTGCAAAAGAGGCGATGTGTTCCAGATTGTACTTTCCCGCCGCTTCATCCAGCGCTACGAAGGCGATGACTTCACCCTCTACCGGGCCTTGAGAAGCATCAATCCTTCTCCTTACTTGTTCTATTTTGATTTCGGAGGATTCCGCATCTTCGGTTCTTCTCCCGAAACACACTGCAAGATTGAAGACCGAAAAGCAACCATCGACCCCATTGCCGGCACTACCCGCAGAAGTGGAGACAAAAAGACAGATGAGGCCCTGACCCAAGCCTTACTGGCCGACCCGAAGGAAAATGCGGAACACGTGATGCTGGTAGACCTGGCCCGCAACGACTTGAGCCGGAACTGCCACCATACGCACGTGGAATTCTACAAGCAGCCGCAATACTACAGCCACGTCATCCATCTGGTAAGCCGGGTCAGCGGTACCTTGGATGAAGGAGCCGACCCCATCAAGACGTTCATTGATACGTTCCCGGCCGGTACCCTGAGCGGAGCTCCGAAGGTGAAGGCCATGCAGCTAATCAGTGAAATTGAGCCACACAACCGAGGCGCTTACGGAGGTTGCATCGGGTTCATCGGATTCAACGGCGACTTGAACCAGGCCATCACCATCCGCACCTTTGTAAGCCGTAACAACGAACTCTGGTTCCAGGCTGGAGGCGGCATCGTAGCCAAGAGTAACGAGAACAATGAACTGCAAGAAGTAAACAACAAGCTGGGAGCTTTGAAGAAAGCCATCCTCCTGGCTGAAAAAAGATAA
- a CDS encoding SusC/RagA family TonB-linked outer membrane protein produces the protein MDKNHNVGLLLALSFLLHISCLYASTSYEVSEAVPQIVVRGVVTDVGGEPLIGAAIQNVRKKNGVVTDLNGQFEIRTSMGEKWAVSYIGMKSYEFVVKSEKRLRIALEPDVQALDEVVVTGYGKVNSRLFVGAVTKVSTQDFLSAPQADFSRLLEGKAPGLNISSVSSTFGAAPKVNIRGGSSIHGNVQPLWVVDGAVVEDMVALNEEQLASGDAITLVSSTLAGLNPADIESIEVLKDASATSLYGARGMNGVIVVESKAGKRGKGLNVTYNLTTSLRLRPSYTQFDMMNSAETMQVYHEMENKGYFTMNRALYGRRGGVYSQMYQLIDTFQQGGFGLPNTLEARRAFLHKASTYNTDWFKHIYTQSLTQNHSLSLSYGGEKSATYASVSFYNDPGETVAEKVKRFTGFLNSSFFLSPRLKVSANLQANFREQRAPGTFPRIRNLEAGAYKRDFDINPFNYALNTSRTLRPYDEAGNYEYYRNDWAPFNILQEYQENYMRIRVSDFRFSLSGEWEPVKKLRLSLLLNTRMAVTGMAHFLGENSNVLWAYRADRSLLERQHNIYLYRPEKGEPQVILPMGGVYQKSSQTMNSYLGRASLDYVHEWGGHRIKWFSFAEVKMNDLSSDSFKGYGIGFNRANSVMTSPLVFEKILNEGEDYFSLHDRHERDLVFSGSLTYDYRNRYILNLVGNYEGSNAAGIGRRVRWLPTWNVGVKWNVDAESFFAPFRNFWNQFSLRMSYGLVAKMNSEAINSLPVYDSRLTFRKDISDREYAIYIQHLENRDLTWEKMYEFNVGTDLSFWNDRISCSLDVYSRRSFDLIDWVQTSGIGGEYKKWMNFGDMKTVGLDFLLNTQNIRQKDFSWNTVWGFSFYHQEITRLLNQPTTFDMVAGNGRGNIEGFPRGGLYSFDFRGLTDRGLPQFYFGNLPLSSNGYSQIAGANFYDTTYNRSYLLYEGPSEPFITTSLENTFRYKGWSLSVFLTSRMGNKVRISPTFDPEYNDLNVFTTRYRDRWLVKGDEQTKHIPVIPGYDIYSLMGKENVERAYNTYNYSQVNVADGSFVRLKSLSLGYAFPRAVCEKMKMKGLSLYAQVTNPFLIYADKKLQGRDPEFINSGGVSSPTPRTYSMSVQLSF, from the coding sequence ATGGATAAAAATCACAACGTAGGGCTCTTGCTGGCCCTATCTTTTCTGTTGCATATAAGCTGTTTATATGCGAGCACTTCTTATGAGGTTTCGGAAGCCGTTCCGCAAATTGTGGTGAGAGGTGTGGTTACGGATGTCGGTGGAGAGCCATTAATTGGTGCCGCTATCCAAAATGTACGAAAGAAAAATGGGGTTGTTACAGATTTGAACGGTCAGTTTGAAATTCGTACTTCTATGGGTGAGAAGTGGGCTGTGAGCTACATCGGGATGAAATCGTATGAGTTTGTCGTTAAATCCGAGAAAAGGTTGCGTATTGCTTTGGAACCGGATGTGCAGGCCTTGGATGAGGTAGTTGTGACGGGATATGGAAAGGTGAATTCCCGACTGTTTGTAGGGGCTGTCACCAAAGTCTCTACCCAAGACTTCCTTTCAGCACCTCAAGCCGATTTCAGTCGCCTGTTGGAAGGAAAAGCGCCGGGGTTGAATATCTCTTCTGTTTCCAGCACTTTCGGGGCGGCTCCGAAGGTTAACATTCGGGGTGGCAGTTCTATCCATGGAAATGTGCAGCCCTTGTGGGTGGTGGATGGAGCTGTTGTGGAGGATATGGTGGCCTTGAACGAGGAACAGTTGGCCTCCGGTGATGCAATTACATTGGTCAGTTCTACCTTAGCCGGATTGAATCCGGCAGATATTGAAAGCATTGAAGTGCTGAAAGACGCTTCGGCCACCTCTTTGTATGGGGCTAGAGGAATGAACGGGGTTATCGTTGTGGAATCCAAGGCCGGAAAACGCGGAAAAGGACTCAATGTGACGTATAATTTGACTACCTCTTTGCGGCTCAGGCCATCTTATACACAATTTGACATGATGAACAGTGCCGAAACGATGCAAGTTTATCATGAGATGGAGAATAAAGGCTATTTTACGATGAACCGTGCCCTTTATGGGCGAAGGGGAGGGGTGTATTCCCAAATGTATCAGCTTATCGATACCTTTCAGCAAGGCGGATTCGGTTTGCCCAATACGTTGGAAGCCAGAAGGGCATTTTTACATAAGGCATCCACGTATAATACCGATTGGTTCAAGCATATCTATACCCAGTCGCTGACACAAAATCATTCTTTGTCCTTGAGTTATGGGGGAGAGAAATCGGCTACTTATGCCTCCGTGAGTTTTTACAATGATCCGGGTGAAACGGTAGCCGAGAAGGTGAAGCGCTTTACGGGTTTCTTGAATTCGAGTTTCTTTCTGTCTCCCCGTCTGAAAGTATCTGCCAATCTGCAGGCCAACTTCCGTGAACAGCGTGCCCCGGGAACGTTTCCACGTATCCGGAATCTGGAGGCAGGAGCTTATAAGCGTGATTTTGACATCAACCCGTTCAATTATGCGTTGAATACGTCCCGTACGTTGCGTCCTTACGATGAGGCCGGAAATTATGAATATTACCGGAACGATTGGGCTCCATTTAATATTCTTCAGGAGTATCAGGAAAATTACATGCGTATCCGCGTGTCCGATTTTCGTTTCTCATTAAGTGGGGAATGGGAACCTGTCAAGAAACTGCGTCTGTCGCTTTTACTGAATACCCGTATGGCGGTGACGGGGATGGCGCATTTTCTGGGAGAGAACTCCAATGTGCTGTGGGCGTACCGGGCCGACCGGAGCTTGTTGGAAAGACAGCACAATATTTACCTTTACCGTCCGGAGAAGGGGGAGCCGCAGGTGATTCTGCCCATGGGTGGGGTTTACCAAAAATCGTCACAGACGATGAACAGTTATCTGGGACGTGCCTCACTGGATTATGTTCACGAATGGGGCGGACACCGGATTAAATGGTTCTCTTTTGCCGAGGTGAAGATGAACGATTTGTCGTCTGACTCTTTCAAGGGATACGGTATTGGTTTTAACCGGGCCAACAGTGTCATGACTTCACCGCTGGTGTTTGAAAAGATACTGAATGAAGGGGAGGACTATTTTTCCTTGCACGACCGCCATGAGCGTGACCTCGTTTTTTCCGGCTCTTTGACCTATGACTATCGGAACCGGTATATTCTGAATCTGGTAGGTAATTACGAAGGTTCCAATGCGGCAGGAATCGGTCGTCGGGTAAGATGGTTGCCTACTTGGAACGTGGGGGTGAAATGGAATGTGGATGCGGAATCGTTTTTTGCACCTTTTCGTAATTTCTGGAACCAGTTTTCCCTGCGTATGAGTTACGGGCTTGTAGCCAAGATGAACAGTGAGGCCATCAATTCCTTACCGGTATACGACAGTCGTCTGACCTTCCGCAAGGATATTTCCGACAGGGAATATGCCATTTACATCCAGCACCTGGAAAACCGTGACCTCACTTGGGAAAAAATGTATGAGTTCAATGTGGGAACCGACCTGTCTTTCTGGAATGACCGGATCAGCTGTTCGTTGGATGTGTATTCGCGGCGTTCGTTCGATTTGATTGACTGGGTACAGACTTCCGGTATCGGAGGGGAGTACAAAAAATGGATGAACTTTGGGGATATGAAGACCGTGGGCCTTGATTTTCTGCTGAATACGCAGAATATCCGGCAGAAAGATTTCAGCTGGAATACTGTCTGGGGCTTCTCATTCTATCACCAGGAGATAACCCGTCTGCTGAACCAACCTACCACTTTCGATATGGTGGCAGGCAACGGGCGGGGAAACATTGAAGGATTTCCCCGGGGCGGGTTGTATTCTTTCGACTTCCGGGGACTGACGGATAGAGGATTGCCCCAGTTTTATTTTGGCAATCTGCCATTGTCATCCAACGGCTATTCGCAGATTGCGGGGGCCAACTTCTATGATACGACTTATAACCGGTCTTATCTGCTGTATGAGGGTCCTTCCGAGCCGTTTATCACTACTAGCTTGGAAAACACTTTCCGTTACAAAGGTTGGAGTCTCTCCGTGTTTCTGACTTCCCGGATGGGTAACAAAGTGCGGATCAGTCCGACGTTTGACCCGGAATACAACGACCTGAATGTGTTCACTACCCGTTATCGTGACCGCTGGCTGGTGAAGGGAGATGAACAGACCAAGCACATTCCCGTCATTCCAGGATATGACATTTACAGTTTGATGGGAAAAGAGAATGTGGAGCGGGCTTACAACACCTATAACTATTCGCAGGTGAATGTGGCCGACGGAAGTTTCGTGCGCTTGAAGAGTCTTTCGCTAGGCTATGCTTTCCCTCGCGCGGTTTGTGAGAAAATGAAGATGAAAGGTCTCAGTCTGTATGCCCAGGTGACCAATCCGTTTTTGATTTATGCGGATAAGAAACTGCAGGGAAGAGATCCGGAGTTCATCAATTCCGGAGGGGTTTCTTCTCCCACTCCCAGAACGTACAGTATGTCGGTTCAGTTAAGTTTTTAA